In Mangifera indica cultivar Alphonso chromosome 1, CATAS_Mindica_2.1, whole genome shotgun sequence, a single genomic region encodes these proteins:
- the LOC123214063 gene encoding cytochrome c oxidase subunit 6a, mitochondrial-like, whose translation MAMAMVRSGVLRTALRRGSRTSAAPPKRGFASSGHQDDAYETAKWEKITYLGIAACTVLAIFNLSKGHPHHEEPAPYTYLHIRNKEFPWGPDGLFESKQH comes from the exons ATGGCCATGGCGATGGTGAGATCTGGTGTCCTGAGAACGGCCCTTCGTAGAGGCTCTAGAACATCTGCTGCTCCTCCCAAGCGTGGATTCGCTTCTTCTGGTCATCAAGACGATGCCT ATGAGACGGCCAAGTGGGAGAAGATAACGTATTTAGGCATTGCTGCTTGCACTGTGCTGGCTATTTTTAACCTCTCAAAGGGTCATCCCCACCATGAAGAGCCTGCG CCGTATACATATTTGCACATCCGCAACAAGGAGTTCCCATGGG GTCCAGATGGTCTTTTTGAGAGCAAGCAGCACTAG
- the LOC123223235 gene encoding myb-like protein X produces MFRSPRSRNQRSKGFKVKHALQLCFLLGVCIWLLYQVRHSQDKKSEYEDGAKAGNEIIKFGRKNLPRREDPLIKDARPKEYEEEEIKSEEQSKSEENNNVGKGGADDEIIDQDHVKNEEAENRGDTIGGQKDRDDTNESEESKENNIDESKEQDSEDKVSKENKENNIEESKPNKEKGTEGSKENNIEENIEKEREESSENNIRGNKEKESEENKEVNIGVNKESEEGKENKIEENKESEETKENNIEESKKGSEEKHIEENKEKYSEDKANDEKKNVEIQEKVTEETGNENESISKQQFHDENGNNIEEAREKHYKGDDASSEVVHVTQNMKLENVKGDQQNTNEVEQQGKENNEFQQKKQNSVEGDHRDESASNVQETGTIEKNDSTNKLSGDKGVHEGNQSETNNGSNSTTETQSNEHHLSSNSMEVTGETHDSRAQNGTDATSDTTQNQNETLNNSYRGDDSTQENVVLQQSGKSYSDTNGELMDVKATHATTENEHSTNGESQDNNAETGQANDSNSLAGIENNAHKETKENVIQSNTNNNGDAGQNKQVDSSNYKERNTSADDNIDADQKEQNGSSNSEVKEKLSNTDAGKNENENATQNNTNDNPEAEQKDLSTDTDGNANTIQNDSSITQEEKENRIDLGTLPEIGTAVNNGENAAAE; encoded by the coding sequence ATGTTCCGGTCACCACGGAGTAGAAACCAAAGATCAAAAGGTTTCAAGGTGAAGCATGCATTACAATTATGCTTTTTGCTTGGTGTCTGCATCTGGCTGCTTTACCAGGTTCGGCACTCTCAGGACAAGAAATCTGAATATGAGGATGGTGCAAAAGCTGGGAATGAGATCATAAAGTTTGGGAGAAAGAACCTTCCTCGAAGGGAAGACCCATTGATTAAAGATGCAAGGCCCAAAGagtatgaagaagaagagatcaAGAGTGAAGAACAGAGCAAATCTGAAGAGAATAATAATGTAGGGAAAGGTGGTGCAGATGATGAGATAATTGATCAGGATCATGTTAAGAATGAGGAAGCTGAGAATAGAGGAGATACAATTGGTGGACAGAAGGATAGGGATGACACCAATGAGAGTGAAGAAAGCAAAGAGAATAACATTGATGAATCCAAGGAGCAGGATAGCGAAGACAAGGTGAGTAAAGAGAACAAAGAGAATAACATTGAAGAGAGCAAGCCGAACAAGGAGAAGGGGACTGAAGGGAGCAAAGAGAATAACATTGAAGAGAACATTGAGAAGGAGAGGGAGGAGAGCAGTGAGAATAACATTAGAGGTAACAAGGAGAAAGAGAGTGAAGAGAACAAAGAGGTTAACATTGGAGTAAACAAGGAGAGTGAAGAAGGCAAAGAGAATAAGATTGAAGAGAACAAGGAGAGTGAAGAGACAAAAGAGAATAACATTGAAGAAAGCAAGAAGGGTAGTGAAGAGAAGCATATTGAAGAGAACAAAGAGAAGTATAGCGAAGATAAGGCAAATGATGAGAAGAAAAATGTGGAGATTCAAGAAAAAGTGACGGAGGAGACTGGAAATGAGAATGAAAGTATATCAAAACAGCAATTCCATGATGAAAATGGTAATAACATTGAGGAAGCAAGGGAGAAACATTACAAGGGTGATGATGCTTCCAGTGAAGTAGTCCATGTAACTCAGAATATGAAACTTGAAAATGTTAAAGGAGATCAACAAAATACCAATGAGGTGGAGCagcaaggaaaagaaaataatgaatttcaGCAGAAGAAACAGAATAGCGTTGAAGGTGACCACCGAGATGAATCAGCCTCAAATGTACAAGAAACTGGAACTATTGAGAAGAATGATTCTACAAATAAGTTATCCGGTGACAAGGGTGTTCATGAAGGCAATCAGTCAGAAACAAATAATGGATCTAATTCTACAACAGAGACACAATCAAATGAACATCATTTGAGCTCCAACTCCATGGAAGTTACTGGGGAAACTCATGATTCAAGGGCACAAAATGGGACAGATGCAACATCTGATACAACTCAGAATCAAAATGAAACACTGAATAACAGTTATAGGGGAGATGACTCTACTCAAGAAAATGTTGTTCTACAGCAATCTGGGAAATCATACTCAGATACCAATGGTGAGCTGATGGATGTGAAAGCAACACATGCTACAACCGAGAATGAACATTCAACTAATGGAGAGTCACAAGATAATAATGCTGAAACTGGCCAAGCTAATGACTCCAACTCATTGGCTGGAATAGAGAACAATGCTCACAAGGAGACCAAAGAAAATGTTATAcagtcaaacacaaataacaatGGAGATGCAGGCCAGAACAAACAAGTTGATTCTTCAAACTATAAAGAGAGAAACACATCAGCAGATGATAACATAGATGCCGATCAAAAGGAACAAAATGGTTCTTCAAACTCtgaagtgaaagaaaaattatcaaacacAGATGCCGGTAAGAACGAGAATGAAAATGCTACCCAGAACAACACAAATGATAATCCAGAAGCTGAACAAAAAGATTTATCAACAGACACAGATGGCAACGCTAATACCATCCAGAATGATTCTTCAATTACtcaagaagagaaagagaatcgCATAGATCTGGGAACTTTGCCTGAAATTGGAACTGCAGTGAACAACGGTGAAAATGCAGCTGCAGAGTGA
- the LOC123217835 gene encoding LOW QUALITY PROTEIN: cysteine desulfurase, mitochondrial (The sequence of the model RefSeq protein was modified relative to this genomic sequence to represent the inferred CDS: inserted 4 bases in 3 codons; substituted 5 bases at 5 genomic stop codons) — protein sequence MAFKLITSTLRIYDTRSHCLISIAVAIASMIPESFEDENGISMKGEKILGRSLYLDMQSTTPVDPRVLDTMFPFYLSRXGNAHTXYCWESDFAVETTRSQIFDLIGASLKEIIFTFDTTESNNISIKGVMHFCKNKKXHIITRQTEHKCVLDSCXHLQQQGYEITYLPIGSDGLVNLDELRATVRPDADLISDMSVNNEIGVIQPMDEIGQICKEFKIPXHTDAAQALGKSPIDVEKWNVSLMSLSGHKIYGPKGIRALYLRRRQRIRVESLINGGGQERGIRSGTLPTPLIMGFGXACKIVKKEMDYDHKRITALQGXLLNGITDKIDGVVINGSMERRYVGNLNLSFAYIEGESLLMGLKEVAMLSGSACTSASLEPSYVLRALGVDEDMAHTSIRFGIWRFTTETEVDRAVXLSIKQVEKPREMSPLYEMMKEGIDIKQTHQDSILRQFGVLDCMSN from the exons ATGGCCTTTAAGCTTATCACTTCAACTCTACGCATCTATGATACCCGTAGCCATTGCCTCATCTCCATCGCTGTTGCCATTGCCTCTATGATACCCGAATCATTCGAAGATGAAAATGGAATTTCCATGAaaggagagaaaattttaggtCGTTCACTCTACCTCGACATGCAATCAACCACTCCGGTTGATCCCCGTGTACTTGACACGATGTTTCCCTTTTACCTCTCCCGTTAGGGTAACGCCCACA ATTACTGTTGGGAATCAGATTTCGCTGTTGAAACGACCCGCTCTCAAATCTTTGATCTTATCGGTGCTTCTCTAAAAGAAATAATCTTTACATTTGACACAACCGAGTCTAACAATATTTCAATCAAAGGTGTCATGCACTTTTGCAAGAACAAGAAGTGACACATCATAACGAGACAGACTGAGCACAAGTGTGTTCTCGATTCGTGTTGACATCTTCAGCAGCAAGGATATGAAATTACTTATTTGCCCATTGGGTCGGATGGGTTGGTTAATTTGGATGAATTACGGGCAACTGTTCGACCTGACGCTGATTTAATTTCTGACATGTCGGTTAATAATGAGATAGGTGTGATTCAGCCCATGGATGAAATTGGTCAAATAtgtaaagaatttaaaattc TTCACACAGATGCTGCTCAAGCCTTGGGGAAGAGTCCAATTGATGTGGAGAAATGGAATGTTAGTTTGATGTCATTGAGTGGGCATAAAATTTACGGGCCCAAAGGGATTAGAGCATTGTATTTGAGGCGTAGACAACGAATTCGAGTTGAATCATTGATAAATGGAGGTGGACAAGAGAGAGGGATTAGGAGTGGGACTTTGCCTACCCCGTTAATTATGGGGTTTGG TGCTTGCAAGATTGTGAAGAAGGAAATGGATTATGATCATAAGAGAATAACCGCGTTGCAAGGTTGATTGTTGAATGGAATTACAGATAAAATTGACGGGGTGGTGATAAACGGTAGTATGGAGAGGAGATATGTTGGGAATTTGAATCTATCGTTTGCTTATATTGAGGGAGAGAGTTTGTTGATGGGTCTAAAGGAGGTGGCGATGTTGAGTGGGAGTGCTTGTACTAGTGCGAGTTTAGAGCCTTCTTATGTATTGAGGGCGTTGGGAGTGGATGAGGATATGGCTCATACTTCTATTAGGTTTGGGATTTGGAGGTTTACCACAGAGACTGAGGTTGACAGGGCTGTTTAGCTTTCTATTAAACAGGTTGAGAAGCCGAGGGAAATGAGCCCGCTTTATGAGATGATGAAAGAAGGGATTGACATAAAGCAGACACATCAGGACTCAATATTGAGACAGTTTGGCGTGTTGGATTGTATGTCAAATTGA